The DNA segment TTTCACGTTTTGCCTTATCGTCTCAATGAATGCCCCAGTTGCGGCCGTTCCGAAGGAATGCTGCACTAAAGTTAACAATTGCGACGGAGTACTCTGGTGGGGCGAGTGTCCCCGGATCGACGGTCTCTGTGACTGCAACCTCGTGGTTAGTTATTGTCTCCCTCCGCCAAGAGAATGTACTCCAGACTGATCCTATCGGCTGATCAGTAATCAAACGCTGCAGCCCCCAGACAACGGTTATGAGTCAGACAGGCCCCTTTCAGGGGCCTGATTTTTTGGATCACAGTTTTTCAAGAAATTTGAGAACTACCGATGACGAATTGTCGGCGGCTACCTTGAAAAACTCCTCGATCTCCACCGCAGCGGTCGCGGAACCGGAACCTCCGGCAAGGTCCGAGGCTGACCTGAAGATTATATACGGAACCTCATTCACGGCGCACACCTGAGCTACCGCCGCCGACTCCATATCGGTTACCACCGCGGAAAAGTGGTTACTCAGCCAAAGACGTTTCTCCCGGCTATCCACAAACACGTTGCCGGTCACGCCAACCCCACCAACCAACAGCCGCGGCTTGCGGTCGCCAATTGAGGCTACCGGGAGTTCTTCATGACTCAACTTCAACGCCGACGCCAGCATGACACTATCCACCTCGAATCTGTCAATCCGCCTTACACTGTCTTCGCCCGGCATCCAGACCGGCAGACCCCGCGGCTCGAATCCGGTCGGGCCGATATACCCGTAATCATGCTGCACCCACTCTCCGCAGACTGTAATGTCCCCAATATGCACCGAACTGTCTATCGCTCCCGCAATACCGGTCAGGACCACTGCCTTTGGCCGATAATAGTCCAGCATCTTCTGGGTCGTCATAGCGGCATTGGTCATGCCGATACCAAGCTCTGCCAGGACTATGTTCTTGCCACCAACGGTTCCAACCGACACGGCGCGATTCAAAAGCGTTTCGGTAGTATCGACCGACATCTGGTTCCTTATCAGTTCCCCCTCATAATTGAAGGCATATAGCACCAGAATCGGCTGCGACTGAGGGTCCATCTGCTTGCGACATGAGACCGTAACAGCCAGCAAACAGCACAGTACTGACACCAACAGCAGGCGAGTCACCGCGA comes from the Candidatus Zixiibacteriota bacterium genome and includes:
- a CDS encoding 5'-methylthioadenosine/S-adenosylhomocysteine nucleosidase; the protein is MHRLRKTYAVAVTRLLLVSVLCCLLAVTVSCRKQMDPQSQPILVLYAFNYEGELIRNQMSVDTTETLLNRAVSVGTVGGKNIVLAELGIGMTNAAMTTQKMLDYYRPKAVVLTGIAGAIDSSVHIGDITVCGEWVQHDYGYIGPTGFEPRGLPVWMPGEDSVRRIDRFEVDSVMLASALKLSHEELPVASIGDRKPRLLVGGVGVTGNVFVDSREKRLWLSNHFSAVVTDMESAAVAQVCAVNEVPYIIFRSASDLAGGSGSATAAVEIEEFFKVAADNSSSVVLKFLEKL